The proteins below are encoded in one region of Coturnix japonica isolate 7356 chromosome 10, Coturnix japonica 2.1, whole genome shotgun sequence:
- the RGMA gene encoding repulsive guidance molecule A, translating to MRPLRERIVVKAQAGWMGMGRGAGSTALGLFQILPVFLCIFPPVTSPCKILKCNSEFWAATSGSHHLGAEETPEFCTALRAYAHCTRRTARTCRGDLAYHSAVHGIDDLMVQHNCSKDGPTSQPRLRTLPPGDSQERSDSPEICHYEKSFHKHSAAPNYTHCGLFGDPHLRTFTDTFQTCKVQGAWPLIDNNYLNVQVTNTPVLPGSSATATSKLTIIFKSFQECVEQKVYQAEMDELPAAFADGSKNGGDKHGANSLKITEKVSGQHIEIQAKYIGTTIVVRQVGRYLTFAVRMPEEVVNAVEDRDSQGLYLCLRGCPVNQQIDFQTFRLAQAAEGRARRKGPSLPAPPEAFTYESATAKCREKLPVEDLYFQSCVFDLLTTGDVNFMLAAYYAFEDVKLLHSNKDKLHLYERTRALAPGNAAPSEHPWALSALWVALLSLSQCWLGLL from the exons TGACGTCTCCATGCAAGATCCTCAAGTGCAACTCTGAGTTCTGGGCGGCCACGTCGGGTTCGCAccacctgggagcagaggaaaCACCAGAATTCTGCACGGCATTGCGTGCCTACGCGCATTGCACCCGCCGCACCGCCCGCACCTGCAGGGGGGACCTGGCCTACCATTCAGCCGTGCATGGCATAGACGATCTCATGGTGCAACACAATTGCTCCAAGGATGGCCCCACGTCCCAACCCCGCCTCCGGACATTGCCCCCTGGGGACAGCCAGGAACGTTCTGACAGCCCCGAAATCTGCCACTACGAGAAGAGCTTTCACAAACATTCGGCAGCTCCCAACTATACCCACTGCGGGCTCTTCGGGGACCCCCACCTCAGGACTTTCACAGACACCTTCCAGACCTGCAAGGTGCAAGGGGCTTGGCCGCTCATAGACAATAACTACCTGAATGTCCAGGTCACCAACACGCCGGTGCTGCCTGGCTCCTCAGCCACCGCCACCAGCAAG CTCACCATCATCTTCAAGAGCTTCCAGGAATGCGTGGAGCAGAAAGTGTACCAGGCAGAGATGGACGAGCTCCCCGCTGCCTTTGCCGATGGCTCCAAGAACGGCGGCGACAAACACGGAGCCAACAGCTTGAAGATCACCGAGAAGGTGTCGGGTCAGCACATCGAGATCCAGGCCAAGTACATCGGTACCACCATCGTGGTGAGGCAGGTGGGCCGCTACCTCACCTTCGCCGTGCGTATGCCTGAGGAGGTGGTCAACGCCGTGGAGGACCGGGACAGTCAGGGCCTCTACCTGTGCCTCCGGGGTTGTCCAGTCAACCAACAGATTGACTTCCAGACCTTCCGCTTGGCTCAGGCCGCTGAGGGCCGTGCTCGCAGGAAGGGGCCCAGCTTGCCGGCCCCACCTGAGGCCTTCACTTATGAGTCGGCCACGGCCAAGTGCAGGGAAAAGCTGCCCGTGGAGGACCTCTACTTCCAGTCCTGCGTCTTTGACCTCCTGACTACGGGAGATGTCAACTTCATGCTGGCTGCTTATTACGCCTTTGAGGACGTGAAGTTGCTTCACTCCAACAAAGACAAACTGCACCTCTATGAAAGGACACGGGCCCTTGCTCCAGGCAATGCGGCTCCCTCAGAGCATCCCTGGGCCCTCTCTGCCCTCTGGGTAGCACTGCTGAGTTTGAGTCAGTGTTGGTTGGGTTTGTTATAG